Proteins encoded by one window of Aphidius gifuensis isolate YNYX2018 linkage group LG2, ASM1490517v1, whole genome shotgun sequence:
- the LOC122849285 gene encoding arf-GAP with dual PH domain-containing protein 1-like isoform X1: MLIFSIFKMADSNGKILVELIKKPGNNKCADCGLKNPEYASYNIGIFVCTRCAGIHRLMGAHISKVKHLKLDRWEDSQVTRVREVGNITARQYYEERVPSCYRRPNPDAPQVLVEQWIRAKYEREEFCHPERQNQYVSGYMEGFLMKRGKEDSRYHPRKFVLSEVDDTLKYHVKENKDPKAILRISELNVAFAPQKTGHQNSLQISFMKEGSTRHIYVYHEDPEVITNWYLAIRCAKLHRLQVAYPGASESELLSQLTKDFPKEGFLWKTGPRQSDSYKKRWFTLDGRKLMYHDDPMDAHPKGEIFLGCSSEGFNVKIGVPPGAKNQGFSFTLETPERSFLLSAQSEDDRIHWINIIQKVLETPLTPQDVAVASRLVRKRTASGTMSIFSTR; the protein is encoded by the exons ATGCTAATAttcagtatttttaaaatggcgGACTCAAATGGAAAAATACTGGTTGAACTTATAAAAAAACCTGGAAATAACAAATGTGCCGATTGCGGATTGAAAA ATCCAGAATATGCGAGTTACAATATTGGGATATTTGTTTGCACAAGATGTGCTGGTATTCATCGTTTGATGGGTGCACATATATCAAAAGTAAAACATTTGAAATTAGATAGGTGGGAAGATTCACAAGTGACAAGAGTCAGAGAAGTCGGCAACATAACAGCGCGACAATACTACGAGGAAAGAGTACCATCATGCTACCGGAGACCTAATCCAGATGCTCCACA GGTTCTTGTTGAACAATGGATACGGGCAAAATATGAACGTGAAGAATTTTGTCATCCCGAACGTCAAAATCAATATGTTTCTGGTTATATGGAAGGTTTTTTAATGAAACGTGGCAAAGAAGATTCGCGTTATCATCCGCGTAAATTTGTATTGTCTGAAGTTGATGacacattaaaatatcatgtcaaagaaaataaagatcCGAAAGCAATACTAAGAATATCTGAATTAAATGTTGCATTTGCACCACAAAAGACAGGACATCAAAATAGTTTACAAATATCATTTATGAAGGAAGGTTCAACGCGTcatatttatgtttatcatGAGGATCCAGAAGTTATAACAAATTGGTACTTAGCAATAAGATGTGCTAAATTGCATCGATTACAAGTTGCCTACCCTGGTGCATCAGAAAgtgaattattatcacaattaaCTAAAGATTTTCCGAAAGAAGGTTTTTTATGGAAAACTGGACCTAGACAATCTGATTCTTATAAGAAACGATGGTTTACATTAGATGGCAGGAAACTCATGTATCATGATGATCCAATG GATGCTCATCCTAAAGGTGAAATATTTCTTGGTTGCAGTTCTGAAGGTTTTAATGTCAAAATAGGAGTACCACCTGGTGCTAAAAACCAAGGATTTTCTTTTACACTTGAAACACCTGAAAGAAGCTTTCTCTTGTCAGCACAATCTGAAGATGATAGAATACAttggattaatattattcaaaaagttCTTGAAACACCACTAACACCTCAAGATGTTGcgg ttgcttCAAGACTAGTGAGAAAACGCACAGCAAGTGGAACGATGAGTATATTTTCAACTAGGTAA
- the LOC122849285 gene encoding arf-GAP with dual PH domain-containing protein 1-like isoform X2, whose protein sequence is MGAHISKVKHLKLDRWEDSQVTRVREVGNITARQYYEERVPSCYRRPNPDAPQVLVEQWIRAKYEREEFCHPERQNQYVSGYMEGFLMKRGKEDSRYHPRKFVLSEVDDTLKYHVKENKDPKAILRISELNVAFAPQKTGHQNSLQISFMKEGSTRHIYVYHEDPEVITNWYLAIRCAKLHRLQVAYPGASESELLSQLTKDFPKEGFLWKTGPRQSDSYKKRWFTLDGRKLMYHDDPMDAHPKGEIFLGCSSEGFNVKIGVPPGAKNQGFSFTLETPERSFLLSAQSEDDRIHWINIIQKVLETPLTPQDVAVASRLVRKRTASGTMSIFSTR, encoded by the exons ATGGGTGCACATATATCAAAAGTAAAACATTTGAAATTAGATAGGTGGGAAGATTCACAAGTGACAAGAGTCAGAGAAGTCGGCAACATAACAGCGCGACAATACTACGAGGAAAGAGTACCATCATGCTACCGGAGACCTAATCCAGATGCTCCACA GGTTCTTGTTGAACAATGGATACGGGCAAAATATGAACGTGAAGAATTTTGTCATCCCGAACGTCAAAATCAATATGTTTCTGGTTATATGGAAGGTTTTTTAATGAAACGTGGCAAAGAAGATTCGCGTTATCATCCGCGTAAATTTGTATTGTCTGAAGTTGATGacacattaaaatatcatgtcaaagaaaataaagatcCGAAAGCAATACTAAGAATATCTGAATTAAATGTTGCATTTGCACCACAAAAGACAGGACATCAAAATAGTTTACAAATATCATTTATGAAGGAAGGTTCAACGCGTcatatttatgtttatcatGAGGATCCAGAAGTTATAACAAATTGGTACTTAGCAATAAGATGTGCTAAATTGCATCGATTACAAGTTGCCTACCCTGGTGCATCAGAAAgtgaattattatcacaattaaCTAAAGATTTTCCGAAAGAAGGTTTTTTATGGAAAACTGGACCTAGACAATCTGATTCTTATAAGAAACGATGGTTTACATTAGATGGCAGGAAACTCATGTATCATGATGATCCAATG GATGCTCATCCTAAAGGTGAAATATTTCTTGGTTGCAGTTCTGAAGGTTTTAATGTCAAAATAGGAGTACCACCTGGTGCTAAAAACCAAGGATTTTCTTTTACACTTGAAACACCTGAAAGAAGCTTTCTCTTGTCAGCACAATCTGAAGATGATAGAATACAttggattaatattattcaaaaagttCTTGAAACACCACTAACACCTCAAGATGTTGcgg ttgcttCAAGACTAGTGAGAAAACGCACAGCAAGTGGAACGATGAGTATATTTTCAACTAGGTAA